CTGGTTCCACGCCGACACCACCAGTTCGGTGCAACACATCAGCGTGCCGGCCGACTTCGAGGGCAACGGTTACATCAACGTGCAGTACGTGCGCGATCCATCGTCGGACGAGATCTTCATGAGTCCGCTATCGTTCGGCGTGGTGCCCTTCTCGGTCAACATGGACGCGCGCCGAAACGCCATCGCGGTGGAATCGCCGTCGCTGGTGAAACCCGGCGAAACGGTGACCTTCCACGTCACTTCGCCGACGCCCACCCGCGCGGTGGTGTTCGCGGTGGACGAAGGCATCCTGCAGGTGGCCCGCTACAAGCTGGGCGATCCGCTGCAGTATTTCTTCCGCAAGCGGATGCTCGAGGTATCCACGTCGCAGATCCTCGATCTCATCATTCCGGACTTCCAGAAGCTGATGTCGATGGCCGCTCCCGGCGGCGATGCCGACGGGGCCATCGGCCGGCAGCTCAATCCGTTCCGTCGCAAGCGCGACAAGCCGGTGGCCTACTGGTCGGGCATCGTCGACGTGGACGGCTCGCGCGACCTCACCTACACCGTGCCCGACTACTTCAACGGCAAGCTGCGGGTGATGGCCGTGAGCGTATCCCCGGACAAGATCGGCACGTTCGAAGGCGCCACCACGGTGCGTGGCGATTTCGTTCTCTCGCCGAACGTGCCGACCACGCTCGCTCCCGGCGACGAAGCCGAGATCAGCGTCGGCGTAGCCAATAACCTCACCGGCCTGGGCGGCAAGGCGATACCGGTCGCGGTGAACCTCGCCGTCGGTCCCCAACTGCAGGTGGTGGGCGATGCCTCGAAAACCCTGAGCCTGGGCGAGATGCGCGAAGGCGTGGCGGTCTTCCGCGTGCGCGCCACGGACAAGCTGGGTTCGGGCCACCTGGGCTTCACCGCGAGCGCCGGCGGAAAATCGGCGAAGCAAGGCATCGACCTGTCGATACGCCCCGCGTCGCCGATGCGCACCGACCTGGCGTTCGGCCGCATCGACGCGCACGCCCGTGGCGACGTCACCGGCTTGCGCGACATGCACGAGGAATACGCCCGTCGCGACGCGGCGTTCTCCAGCGTGCCGGTCGTGCTGGCCCGCGGCCTTGCCGCTTACCTCGTCGATTTCCCGCATTACTGCACCGAACAGGTGATCAGCGCGGCGATGCCGGCGCTCGTTCTCGGCCAGCGTCCCGAATTCGGCGACGTGAAGCCCGCGCGGATGATCGGGGACGATACGCCGCCCGCCGATCCGGTAGCGGCCCTGTTCGACGTGCTGCACGCGCGACAGAACGGGCAGGGCGGTTTCGGCCTGTGGACGGCGACGCCGGACACGAATACCTTCGCCACGGATTACGCGGTGCACTATCTCGTCGAAGCGGCCGATCGAGGCGTGGCCGTGCCGCGGGACATGCTCGCCTCGGCCAACAACGCCCTGAAGCAGATCGCCGCCGACGACAGCGACGACTCGCTCGCGGGCATGCGCCAGCGCGCCTACGCCATCTACCTGCTGACCCGCCAGGGCAACGTCACCACCAACGACCTGGCCTCCTTGCAGCGTCGCCTGCAGGAAGCCCATGCGAAGGAATGGAAGGGGGATCTCGCCGCGGCCTGGCTCGCCGCGTCATACCAGCTGCTGCATCAGGACAAGCTGGCGGCGCAGCTCATCGCCGGTCCGCGACAGCTGCTGGCGCGCAAGCCCACCGACGAAGCCTACGCATACGCGTCGTATTACGACCCGGTGACCCGTGACGCCTCGGTGCTCTACCTGCTGGCGAAGCACTTCCCCGAGCAGGCGCGCGCGTTGCCGCCGGAGACCGTGGACAACCTCGTACGGCCGCTCGGCAAGGGCCACTACAACACGTTGTCGTCCGGCATGATCATCCTTGCACTCGATGCCTGGGCGAAGGACACCGGCGGCGACGTCGGCAAGCTGTCGATCGGCGCGGTATCGGCCGACGGCAACGTCACGCCCGTCGGCAGCGTGAAGGGTTCGCTGGTGGATGCGCACTGGAAGGCGGGCACCCAGCGTTTGCGGCTGGTCAACGATGCCGACGTGGCGGCGTGGTATGCGGTGTCGCAAGCGGGCTTCGACCGGAAACCCTCCACGGTCACGCGCAAGGACGGTCTCGAAATCACGCGCAGTTACACCGATACCAAGGGCAAGGGCATCGACACGGTGGCCACGGGCGATGAGATCGACGTGCACGTACGCATCCGCTCGACCACCCGCGAAGGCGTGAGCGACGTCGCCATCGTCGATCTGTTGCCAGGCGGCTTCGAACCGGTGCTGGATACGTCACCGCCCGCCGACGCGGAACCCGCGACGCAGGCCGAACCGGAAGAGGCGTCGGGCGACGAGTCGATGGAAGGCGAAGGCGGCGACGAAGGAGGAGCGGACGACACGCCGGCCTGGCACTCGCCCATCGGCAACCCCGAATCCACGTGGAAGCCGGACTACGCCGACGTGCGGGAGGATCGCGTCGTGGTCTACGGTTACGCGGACCCCGACGTGAAGGAGTTCGTCTATCGCATCAAGGCCACCAATGCGGGCACGTTCGTCGTTCCGCCGGTGTTCGCCGAGTCGCTCTACGACCGTGGCGTGCAGGCGATGGCGCCCGGCGGCGGCACATTGAAGGTGGAACGCAAACCTTGATGGTTCGCTACATCCCATCGCGGACAGGGTCCGCTCCCACCCTTCGGTAGCTGTCTTCCTACCGAGGGGCGGGCTGTCCGCGGTGGGACGTAGCGATGAATCGGCCGATGAGACAGATCCTCCGCACCCACTGGCACAACCTCCTTGCCGCGCTGCTGCTCGTCGGTGCCGTGCTGGTCGGCTTTCGCCTGTGGCCGCATGATCCGCTGCGCGCCTGGTTTCCCTCGTCGACGGCGATCTACGACGCCGACGGTCGCCTGCTGCGGCTCACCCTCGCCAGCGACGACCGCTATCGCCTCTGGGTGCCCCTTGAAGACATCTCGCCGTCGCTCGTCGACGGGGTGCTGCTGCATGAAGACCGTTGGTTCCGCTGGCATCCCGGCGTGTCGACCTGGGGCCTGATGCGCGGCGCCTGGATCACCTATGTGCGCCACGGCAATCCACAGGGCGGGTCGACGATCACGATGCAGCTGGCGCGCCTGATCTGGCACCTGGATACGCGCCATCCGGCGGGCAAGCTGGTGCAGGCGGCGCGTGCCGTGCAGCTGGAGCTTCTGTATTCCAAGCACGACATCCTCGAGGCGTATCTCAACGCCGCACCGTACGGCCGCAACGTCGAAGGCGTGGGCGCGGCGAGCCTCGCGTACTTCGGCAAGCCGCCCTCGCGACTCAGCCTGCCCGAAGCCTTGACGCTCGCGGTCATCCCCCAGGAGCCCGCGCGTGGCGTTCCGGGACGCATCAACGGCAGCACGGTGATCGCCGCCAACCTGAAGGCCTCGCGCGACCGTCTATTCGAACGCTGGGCGACAAGACACCCGGTCGACGAGGCCGCCAGGCCGCTCTTCGACCTGCCGCTGCGTTTGCGTTCGTTGTCGCGCCTGCCGTTCGAAGCGCCGCATTTCGTCGAACAGGTGCTGGCCGAACGCCGCATCGACGGCGACGACGACATGCGCGTGAAGACCACGCTCGACCTCGGCCTGCAGCACAGTCTCGAGCGTCAGGTGCGCCAGTACGTGGAGCATGCCGGCGACCGCGGTATCCGCAACGCCGCCGCCTTGCTCATCGATACGCGCGACATGGGCGTGAAGGCGATGGTCGGCTCGGCGGATTACTTCGATGCCTCGATCTTCGGCCAAGTCAACGGCACGCTGGCGAAACGGTCGCCGGGCTCCACCCTGAAGCCCTTCATCTACGCCCTCGGCTTCGACCAGGGCCTGCTGCATCCGGAAACCGTCTTGCGCGACGTGCCGTCCGCTTTCGGGCCCTATACGCCGGAGAATTTCGACGGACATTTCCTCGGGCCCGTCACCGCGACGCAGGCTCTCGTGCGCAGCCGCAACATTCCCGCGGTACAGGTGGCCTCGCGGCTCGGGCATCCCACCCTCTACGAGTTCCTTCGCGATGCGGGCATCTCGCGCATGGCTAGCGAGCAGCATTACGGCCTCGCGCTGGTGCTGGGGGGCGGCGAAGTCACCATGCAGGAGCTGGGTGGTCTGTACGCGATGCTGGCCAATCGTGGCGAATGGCGTCCGTTGCGCATGCTTGCCGACGCGCCCCGTACGAAGGGCACGCGCCTGCTCAGCGAAGAGGCGGCCTTCATGGTGATGGACATGCTTCGGCAGAACCCGCGCCCGGACGACGCGGTGGCCGCGCAGCCTTCGCGACTGCCGTTGTACTGGAAGACGGGAACGTCGTGGAGCTTTCGCGATGCGTGGACGGCGGGGAGTTTCGGTCCTTACGTGCTGGTGGTGTGGGTCGGCAACTTCGACGGGTCGGGCAACCCGGCTTTCATCGGCGTGGAAGCCGCCGCGCCGCTCTTTTTCCGCATCGCCGATGCGCTTCGCGCCGAACGGCCGGGGCTGGTCGAGCCGGTGCGACGCAATCCGCCGAACCTGCGTCGCGTGCCCATCTGCATCGCCAGCGGTGATTTGCCCAACGCATGGTGCCCCCAGGTGGGCAGCACGTGGTTCATTCCCGGCAAATCACCCATTCGCGTAAGCACCGTGCACCGCCCGGTCGTCGTCGATACGCATACGGGCAAGCCGGCCTGTCCCCCCTACGATCCATCCCGCACGCGCACCGACGTCTACGAATACTGGCCTTCCGACCTGGCCCGCGTCTTCGCGCAGGCCGGCATGCCGCGCCGCGCGCCTCCACCGTTACCGGACTGCCAGGGCGGTGGGCAGGTGGCGGGGGATCCGCCGAGCATCACTTCCCCGCTCAAGGGCAGCACGTACCAGATCCGCGTATCGCGGCTGGGCAGCGAGAAGATCGCCTTCTCCGCGACCAGCGACGCGAGCGCGCGCATGCTTTACTGGTTCGTCGACGACGCCTACCTCGGTAGCGCGGCTCCCGGGCAAGCGCTGATGTGGGCACCCGAGCGCAGCGGGCGATTCCTGATCCGCGCGGTGGACGACCGGGGACGTGGCGATTCGCGCGAGTTGCGGATCGGGCTGATGGAATAAGGCAAGTCGTGCGCATATTCGGCAGGTGCCGTTCAGCGGCGGCTGCCGAGGGTCGATAAGGAAGGCCGGCATCGGTTCAGAGGGATTCCCACATGGCTTACGCGCTTCTCAAGGGTATCCGTTCCCTTTTTCCGGGCACGACGGACGATGTCCGCGGCAAGCTCGAAGCGATCAACCGCACGCAGGCGGTGATCGAATTCGCGCTCGACGGCACCATCATTGCCGCCAATCGGAACTTCCTCGACGCCATGGGCTACGAGGAGGGCGACATCCTCGGCCACCATCACCGTATCTTCGTCGATCCGCAGGAAGGGGCGTCGGCGGAATACGCCGCGTTCTGGGAACGCTTGCGCACGGGGCGGCCCGACGTGGGCCTCTATCGCCGTCTGGGCGCCGGGGGGCGCGAGGTGTGGATCCAGGCCAGCTACAACCCGGTGATGGATCGCTGGGGCCGTCCGGCCAAGGTGGTGAAGTTCGCCACCGACGTCACCGAGCAACGCCTGCGCACCGCCGACATGGAGGGCCGCCTGGCGGCCATCGACAAGGCGCAGGCCGTGGTGAGCTTCACGCTCGACGGCCTCATTCTCGAGGCCAACGACAATTTCCTCGCGACCATGGGCTACTCGCGCGACGAGGTGATCGGCCAGCACCACCGCATGTTCGTCGATGCCGCGGATCGCGAAAGCGCGGAATACCGCCACTTCTGGGAGAAGCTCGGGCGCGGCGAATACGACGCGTCGCTCTATCGGCGGGTAGATAGCCGCGGCCGCGAAGTATGGATCCAGGGCACCTATAACCCGATATTCGACATGGCGGGCCGACCGTTCAAGGTGGTGAAGTACGCCACCGATGTCACGGCGCAGACACGGGCCACGCGCACCCTTCACACCTCCCTTGCCGAGCTCGCCGACACCGTACCGGCCATCGCCGAGCAGGCGCGGATCACCAACGCCCTGGCAACCGAGGCCAGCCGCTCCGCCAGCGACGGCAGCGCGATGGTCGACGCGGTGATCGCCACGATGTCGGCCATCCAGGATGGCGCGCGCGACATCGCCGAGATCGTCGGCCTGATCGATTCCATCGCTTTCCAGACCAATATCCTCGCCCTCAATGCCGCCATCGAGGCCGCGCGCTCGGGAGGCCAGGGGCGCGGCTTCGCCGTGGTAGCCCATGAAGTGCGCATGTTGTCGCAACGCAGTTCGGAGTCGGCCCGTGACATTCGCGAGCTCATCGAGCGTACGTTAGAGCGGGTGCGGGAGGGCAACGAACGCAGCGGCGAAGCCGGCGAAGCCATGCGCGCCATCCTGACCTGCGTGTCGTCGCTGTTCGACCGGGTGTCCGACGTGGCTCGCGCCACCCAGTTCCAGGCCGGCGGCATCGACACCGTGCGCAGGGCAGTGGCGGAGCTGGCCTGAGCGACGTATGGTCGATCCGACCCCGACCGGAGCCAACGCCATGCCCAGCACCGTCATCCCCTGCCTGCGATACCGTGACGCCCTCGGAGCCATCGATTTCCTCTGCAAGGCGTTCGGTTTCGAAAGGCAAGCCGTCTACGCCGACGAGAACGACGGGCGTCTCGTCGATCATGCGCAGCTCACCTATGGGGACGGCATGGTCATGCTGGGCTCGGTGCGTGACGATACGCCGTTCGCGAGGCACATGGTGCAGCCCGACGAAGTCATGGGTCGCGAGACGCAATGCGCTTGCGTGACGGTAAGGGGCGACTTGCGGGCGCACTACGAGCGCGCGAGGAACGCGGGCGCCGTCATCGTCGACGACTACGAGGAAAAGGAATATGGCGGCGCGGGCTACTCGGCACGGGACCCGGAAGGCCACCTCTGGTACTTCGGAACCTACGATCCCTGGGCCATCGCGTGACGGCGGCCTCGTAACGGCCGGCGCAAGCGGATGTCGTCTTGCGCCGGCTCGGCGGGCGCGCATAGCCCGGGAACGGAGCGCGGCGTGGCCTCGGACGTACCTTGGGCGAGAAACGACGATACCGAGGCCATCACGGTATCGGAACAGGTTCGCGAGGCGGCGACGGGCTCTGGTATACCTGTGCGCCTACCACTTCTGGAGCCCCCGATGTCCTCGTTCGCCACCTATCCCAGCCTGCTCGACCGTACCGTGCTCATCACCGGCGGGGCCAGCGGCATCGGCGAATCCTTCGTCGCGCACTTCGCCGCGCAGGGCGCGAAGGTGGCCTTCCTGGACATCGCCGACGACGCCGGCAAGGCCCT
This window of the Luteibacter aegosomatis genome carries:
- the pbpC gene encoding penicillin-binding protein 1C; protein product: MRQILRTHWHNLLAALLLVGAVLVGFRLWPHDPLRAWFPSSTAIYDADGRLLRLTLASDDRYRLWVPLEDISPSLVDGVLLHEDRWFRWHPGVSTWGLMRGAWITYVRHGNPQGGSTITMQLARLIWHLDTRHPAGKLVQAARAVQLELLYSKHDILEAYLNAAPYGRNVEGVGAASLAYFGKPPSRLSLPEALTLAVIPQEPARGVPGRINGSTVIAANLKASRDRLFERWATRHPVDEAARPLFDLPLRLRSLSRLPFEAPHFVEQVLAERRIDGDDDMRVKTTLDLGLQHSLERQVRQYVEHAGDRGIRNAAALLIDTRDMGVKAMVGSADYFDASIFGQVNGTLAKRSPGSTLKPFIYALGFDQGLLHPETVLRDVPSAFGPYTPENFDGHFLGPVTATQALVRSRNIPAVQVASRLGHPTLYEFLRDAGISRMASEQHYGLALVLGGGEVTMQELGGLYAMLANRGEWRPLRMLADAPRTKGTRLLSEEAAFMVMDMLRQNPRPDDAVAAQPSRLPLYWKTGTSWSFRDAWTAGSFGPYVLVVWVGNFDGSGNPAFIGVEAAAPLFFRIADALRAERPGLVEPVRRNPPNLRRVPICIASGDLPNAWCPQVGSTWFIPGKSPIRVSTVHRPVVVDTHTGKPACPPYDPSRTRTDVYEYWPSDLARVFAQAGMPRRAPPPLPDCQGGGQVAGDPPSITSPLKGSTYQIRVSRLGSEKIAFSATSDASARMLYWFVDDAYLGSAAPGQALMWAPERSGRFLIRAVDDRGRGDSRELRIGLME
- a CDS encoding VOC family protein gives rise to the protein MPSTVIPCLRYRDALGAIDFLCKAFGFERQAVYADENDGRLVDHAQLTYGDGMVMLGSVRDDTPFARHMVQPDEVMGRETQCACVTVRGDLRAHYERARNAGAVIVDDYEEKEYGGAGYSARDPEGHLWYFGTYDPWAIA